The sequence GCGTCGGCGGCATTGCCCTGCCGGCTGTCGGCCGGTGAGCCGCCGCCGCTGGCCTCGGCCATTCGCCTGCCGATCCGGCGGCCGCCTAGGCGAAGCGGAAGTGGTTGATCTCCGCCTGCAGTTGCTGCGTCATCTGACCCAGCGTATTGGCGGTCTGGTTCATCGCCGCCGCCGCCGCGGTGTTCTCCTCGCTGATCTGCGCCACCTTCTCGACCTGGCGGGCGATCTGCTGGGTGCCGGCCTTATGCTCGTGCAGCGCCTCGGCGATGCTGGCGACCGCCTGCTCGCTGGCGTCGGCGCCGCGGGTGATGGCGGCGATCGAGGCGCCGGCGCGGTTGGCCATGTCGGCGCACTCGTGGGCGTAGTTGACCGTCACCGAGATCGCCTGCACCGCCTCGTTGCTGTTGCCGCCGATCCGGCTGGCCATCTGCTGGATGTCCATCGTCGCGCTGGCGGTGCGCTCGGCCAGCTTGCGCACCTCGTCGGCCACCACCGCGAAGCCGCGACCCTGCTCGCCGGCGCGCGCCGCTTCGATCGCGGCGTTGAGCGCCAGGAGGTTGGTCTGGTCGGCCACGTCCTTGATCACGCCGACCACCGAGCTGATGCGCTGCGCTTCCTGGCCCAGCGTGTTGACCTTGCCGGCCGCCTCGGCGACCGCGGTGTCGATGGCCTGCATATGGTCGATCGTCGCCTGGATCTGGCCGGCGCCGGCGATCGCCTCGCGCTTGCTGCTGCTGCCCAGCTCGTGCGCCTCCTGGGCGTTGTCGGCGACGTGGGCGATGCTGACCGTCACCTGCTCCACCGCGGCCGCCATGGCGCTGGTCGCCTCCGAGCCGGCGTTGGAGGCCTGGGCGACCTGCTGGGTGGTGGTCGCCAGGTGCCCGGCCTCGCGGTTGACGGTGTCGACCGCGCCGGCCACCGTGCGCACCAGCGACTGCATGTGGTCGGTCAGGGTGTTGTAGGCGCGCGCGATGCTGTCGATCTCGTCGTTGCCGCTGACCGGCACCCGCAGCGTCAGGTCGCGCTGGTCGCGCGCCTGCCGCAGCGTGGCGCGCAGGATGGAAATCTTGCGGTTCATGCCGATCACCAGCCAGGCCGACAGGCCGCTGCCGAAGCCGATCGCCAGCAGCAGCGTGATCCAGGTCGTGGTGCGGGTGTGGGCGTAGTCGTCCTGCGCTGCCAGGTAGTTGCGCTTGGCCTCGCGCAACTGCAGCTCCACCAGCGCCGAGATGCGGCCGGACACCGGGTCGATCGCCGGGTACAGCGCGGTGCGGGCGAAGTTGTCGAGGCCCGCCGCATCGCCGCTGGCGAGCAGCTGCTCGAGCTTGGCCACGGCCGTGTCGGCCACCCGCATGGTGGTCTCGGTCTCCTGCACCAGCTTCTTCTCCTCCTCGGTCAGCTCGGTGCCGGTATAGGCCTGCCATTGCTCCTTGATGCGCCGGCCGGCCTCGGCCACCGCGCGGCCGGCGTCGGCGGCGCTCAGGGTCTGGTGGTTGGCCTTGTGGGTGGTGTCGACGATGTTGACGGCGTACATGTCGGCGACCACCTTGAGCTGGTTCAGCGGCACCACGCGGTCGTTGTAGGTGGTGGCGAAGTGGTCGTTGGTGCTGGCCAGCCGGGCCAGGTTGTTGATGCCGAGGAACAGCAGCAGGGCCAGCAGGACGGTGACGAGGATCAGCAGTTTGGTGCGCAGGCTCATTTGTTCTTGCTCCAACGACGTTCCGATAGCGGTGCGATGCCGGGGGGACCGATATATAAATGCCCGGTGGCTTCAAACATAGCTCACATGGGGGATGACTGCGCATGCGGCCGGCGGTACCACCGTCAAGCCGTACCGCCGGTCGGCCGCACGCAGATCGTCCGGGTCTGCCCGACCGGCCCGGATGTGATATTCCTTTTAGATGGGCGTGCTGCCCGGTCCTGCGGCCCCTGCGCCCGCTCGCCGGCCGGGCCGAAACGGCCGGCGGGCGGGCGCAGGGCAATATATATTTCGATGAAGGGGCAGTAGTGCGATCTCGCAAGCAGGCATCCATCGGTTCGTCCGGGGAGTGGCGAAGTGAGTGAAATCTATCTTCTGTACGTCGAGGACGACCCCACCGCTTCGGAACTGGTGCAGCACGCGCTGCGCGGCGAGGGCGTGCAGGCGCAGCTGGCGCGTAGCGGCGAGGACGGCATCGTGGCGCTGGCCAATGCCCAGTTCGACCTGGTGATCACCGACTACCGGCTGCCGCGCTGTTCCGGCCTCGACGTGGTGCGCGCGGCGGCCGCGGCCGGCGTGCCGGTCATCATGCTGTCGGGCTCGGACGACCTGGGCGTGGTGGTGCAGGCGATCCGGCTCGGCGCCAGCGACTACCTGATCAAGGACGACCGCAACGCCTATCTCGACCTCCTGCCCACCGTGGTGCGGCGGGTGCTCGGCATCCAGCGGCTGGAGCGCGAGAAGCAGGCGGTCGAGGCCGCGCTCGAGGCCGAGCGGCACTGGTCGCGGCTGGCGATCGACCGCATCCACCAGGGCGTGTCGGTGTTCGACGCCGAACTGCGGCTGCAGCTGTGCAACCGCCAGTTCCTCGCCTATTGCGGCTATCCGGCCGAGCTGGGCCAGCGCGGCACGCCGCTCGAGGCGCTGCTGCGCTTCAATGCGCTGCGCGGCGACTACGGCGAGACGGTCGGCGAGGCCGATATCCGGCGCCGGCTGGCGCGCGCGCTCGGCGCCGACAGCTTCCGCTACGAGCGGCGCTCGGGCGACGCGATGATCCAGATCTGCCGCGAGCCGCTGGCCACCGGCGGCTTCGTGGTCACCTACACCGACATCACCGAGCACTGGCACGCCGAGCAGCGCGCGCGCCACCAGGCCTACCACGATGCGCTGACCGGCCTGCCCAACCGGGTGCTGTTCCACGAATTGCTGCAGCACGAGCTGGCCCATGCCCAGCGCTATGCCGGCGGGCTGGCCGTGCTGTTCATCGACCTGGACGGCTTCAAGCTGGTGAACGACGTGCACGGCCACCGCGCCGGCGACGCGGTACTGGTGGCGGTGGCGACGCGGCTGAGGCAGCACCTGCGCGCCTCCGACGTGGTGGCGCGGCGCAGCGGCGACGAATTCCTGGCCCTGCTCCCCGACGCGACCGAGCCGCAGGCCTGCGCGGTGGCCGCGGCGCTGATCGCGGCGCTGTCCTTGCCCTACGAGCTGGACGGCGGCCACGCCGGGGTGTCGGCCAGCATCGGCATCGCCCATTTCCCCGAGGCCGGCACCAACGAAGAGGCGCTGCTGCGCGCCGCCGACGAGGCGATGTACCGCGCCAAGGCGGCCGGCAAGGGCTGCTACCGCTCGACCACCGCCTTCGACGCGGCCAACCCGATGGTGACGACCGGTTCCTAGCGGCCCGCCGGCCGCGCCGCAGGTGGCATGCGCCTTGCAGGCATAGACGGAGCGGGAGGGCGCGGTGCCGTCCCGACCGGCCGCAAGGAGCGCCCCATGAATCCGTCCACCCCCCGATCCGACCCCGACCGCAGCGTACCGGCCGACGGCGATGCGGCCCGCCGCCACGACCTCGAACGGACCGACGCCTCGCCTGATTCGACCGGAGACATCGAGCAGGTGCGGCAGAAGCCGGCCCAGCGCAGCAGCATCGAGGAGTCGGATGTGCCGCCCGACGGCGATCCGCTGATCCACGACCAGAACAAGTACGTGTCCGATACGCCGTATCACCGTTGAGGCGCGGCCGTTCGACGCATGGCTGGAAGAGGCTGCAGGCCGGACTTCGGTCCGACCGCGGCCGTCGAGGCAGTGCGGCTGTTCGATGCGCGGCCGGAAGGGGTTGTAGGAGCGGCTTCAGCCGCGAATGGTGATCGCAGCCACGACGGCCATTCGCGGCTGAAGCCGCTCCTACGGGGCTTGGCGTCGTTGGCGCAGGTCGGACTTCAGTCCGACAGCGGTCCTAGTCCGTGGCTCTTCGGTAGATCAGCATGGGTGCATGGAATGTGCGTGGGGCGCTCAGCCCGGATCGCGCGCCAGCCGCAAGCCGCTGCACTGCCAGCGCGTGGCGGCCGGGAAGAAGTTGCGGTAGCCGGGCCGTGCATGGCCGGGCGGGGTGAAGACCGAGCTGCCGCGCAGCACCATCTGGTCGATCATGAACTTGCCGTTGTATTCGCCGACCGCGCCGGCGTCGGGCGGAAGCCCGGGTAGGGCAGGTAGGCGCTGGCGGTCCATTGCCAGGCCCGGCCGAACAACTGTAGCGGCGCCGGTTCTGCGCCGGCCGAGGCTAGGCGCGCCGCGTGTTCCCATTCCGCCTCGGTCGGCAGCCGCGCGCCGGCCCAGCGCGCATAGGCGTCGGCCTCGTAGTAGCTCAGGTGGCAGACCGGCCGGTCGGGCGGCAGCAGCTCGTCGCCGTGCAGCGTGAACAGCCGCCAGCCGCCGTGGCCCTCGGCCGGCTGCCAGTACAGCGGCGCCTGCCACTGGCCGCGCCGGCAGGCCTCCCAGCCATCCGACAGCCACAGCTCGGGCCGCGCATAGCCGCCGTCGCGCATGAACTCCAGGTACTCCGCGTTGCAGACCAGCCGCGAAGCCAGCGCATACGGCGCCAGCCAGCAGCGGTGGACCGGCCGTTCGTTGTCGAAGGAGAAATCGCTGCCCGGCCGCAACTGGCCGCCGTGGCCGATCTCGACCAGGCCGCCGGCGTAGTCAATGAACTCCAGCGGGCCGGCCGCCGGATCGGCCGCGGCCGGCGCCGGCCGGTAGGCCGGGTGCAGCGGATTGCGCCAGAAGTGATGCTTGAGGTCGGTCAGCATCAATTCCTGGTGCTGCTGCTCGTGCTGCAGGCCCAGCTCGATCAGCTCGCGCCAATCGGCGCCGGCCGCCGAGTCGAGCAGCGCCAGCACCCGCTGGTCGATCCAGCCGCGGTAGGCCAGCACCTCGTCCAGCGGCGGCCGCGACAGCATGCCGCGCTCGGGCCGCGGCATGCGCTCGCCGACGCCGACGTAGTAGGAGTTGAACAGCATGCGGTAGTCGGGCCGGAACGGCGCATGGTCGGCCAGCGCGCGCTCGAGCACGAAGGTCTCGAAGAACCAGCTGGTATGCGCCAGGTGCCACTTGAGCGGGCTGGCCTCGGGCATCGACTGCAGCAGGCAGTCCTCGGCGCTGAGCCCGTCGATCAGCGCCTCGCTGTGCCGGCGCACCGCCCGGTAGCGCTCGCTCGGCGAGGGCGGCCGGGCCGTATCCTGGTCGACGGCGTTCATGCGCCGGCCACGAATACGTTGAACCAGCCGCGGTCGTCGCTCCAGCGCCGGATGTCCGTGTAGCCGGCCTTTTCCAGCAGCGCCTCGAACTGCCCGGCGGCGTACTTGTAGGAATACTCGGTGACGATCACGTCGCCGCGCTCGAAGCGCCGGCTGCCGCCGCCGATGCGCACGGCGTGGTTCTCGTTCGCCACCAGGTGCATCTCGACCCGGCCCTCGGCTTCGTTGTACCAGGCGCGGTGATTGAAGCGGCCGGGCACGAAGTCGCTGCCCAGCTCGCGGTTGACCACCCGCAGCACGTTGCGGTTGAAGGCGGCGGTGACGCCGAGCGCGTCGTCGTAGGCCGCCTGCAGCACCTCGGGCGCCTTGGGCGCGTCGACGCCGATCAGCAGCCGGCCGTGCCGGCCCAGGTGGGCGCGGATGCCGCGCAGCAGCCGCTCGGCCTCGTCGGGCACGAAGTTGCCGATCGACGAGCCGGGGTAGAACACCGTCGGCGGCAGGCCGGCGTTGGAACGCAGCACGGTGTTCAGCTGCAGCGGCCGGTTGAAGTCGGTCACCACGCCGAGGCATTCGACCTCGGGGCAGCGCAGCTGGCCGGCCCGCAGCGTCTGCTCGAGCCAGGTCGGCGCGATGTCGACGCCGACGTAGCGCACCGCCTCCACCACCGGCAGCCAGGGCCAGGACTTGGCGCCGTCGCCGCAGCCGAGGTCGACCCACTGGCCGCCGCGCGGCAGGTGGCGGGCGATGTCGGCGCGGTGGGTGGCGAAGATCGCCTGCTCGGTGCGGGTCGGGTAGTACTCGTCGAGGTTGCAGATCGCCTGGTACAGCGCGCAGCCCTGCTCGTCGTAGAAGAACTTGGGCGAAATCTGCGGCGGCTGCGCCGCCAGCCCGGCCTCGAGGCCGCGCCGGCGCTCCTCGTCGGCCTCGATCGATTCGACCAGGATGCGCGAGCGCTGCAGCGCGGCGTGGGGGAGGGCGATGCGCTCGGTCGGGCGGGTCAGGGTCAGCATGGCGGTTCCAATCTTGATGTCGGCTGAAGCGGCGATTGCTAGGGCTTTGCTCGTTGGCTCGAGTCTTCGGGTCGGCGGAGCAAAGTTTGTGCACCTGCGGTGATGGAAGAAGCACCAAACGAGCGAAGCGAGGCCCCCTCTGGTCCACCCCACAAAGCCTTCGACTTTGCGGGGGCCCCGGGGCGGCGAGGGCGGGGGAGTAGGACTGGATCAGATAAGCCTGCTCGGCGAACACCACTGCAGATGAACCCCCGGCTTCGCCGGGGCTGATCCTGAAAGTCGATTTCTCATGGTCATCTGAAGAGGCATGGCAGGCTCACCCGTTGATCGGTTCGCCGCCATTGGGATGCAGCACCTGGCCGGCCATGTAGGACGCGTCGAGCGAGGCCAGGAACACGTAGGACGGCGCGATCTCGTCGGGCTGGCCGGCGCGCTTCATCGGCGCCTGGCTGCCGAAGGCGGCGACCTCCCCGGCGCTGAAGGTCGAGGCGATCAGCGGCGTCCAGACCGGGCCGGGCGCCACCGCGTTGACGCGGATCCCGTCCTCGAGCAGCGCCTTGGCCAGCGAGCGGGTGAAGGCCACTACGGCGCCCTTGCTGGCCGAGTAGTCGAGCAGCCTGGGGCTGCCGCGGTAGGCGGTGACCGAGGCGGTGTTGATGATGCGGCCGCCGCCGCGCAGGTAGGGCACGGCGGCCTGGCTCAGGTAGAACATGGCGAACACATTGGTGCGGAAGGTCTGCTCCAGCTGCTCGGCGTCGATGTCGGCCAGCTCCTTCTGCGGGTGCTGTTCGCCGGCGTTGTTGACCAGGATGTCGAGCCGCTCGTAGTGCTCGAGCGCCTGTTCGATCGCCTCGGTGCAGAATTTCTTCGAGCCGATGTCGCCGCGCAGCAAGAGGCAGCGGCGGCCGGTCTGCTCGACCAGGCGGCGGGTCTCCTGGGCGTCCTCCTCCTCGTTCAGGTAGACCACCACCACGTCGGCGCCCTCCTTGGCGAAGGCCACCGCCACCGCGCGGCCGATGCCGCTGTCGCCGCCGGTGATCAGCGCCACGTCGCCCTCGAGCTTGCCGCTGCCCCGGTAGCCAGCCATGGCCGATTGCGGCGGCGGCGTCATCTCGGCCTCGCTGCCGGGTTGGACGTCCTGGTGCTGGGGCGGCCGCTGGCGAAGCTTGTCGTCCGGTTTTGCCTGGTGTTCGGGATGGGCCATCGCTGCTGTCCTCGCGCGGGAATCGGAATCGTCGGAGGCGAGCAGCAAGGCATGTGCCTGTCGGGTCGGACGGGCCGTGAAAGGTGAAGCGCGAAACGCGAGGCCGCGGCGCGTGGAAGCCCGATGGCGTGCCTTGTAGGAGCGGCTTCAGCCGCGAATGGCCGGGGTTGCTCCTCCGTCAATCGCGGCTGAAGCCGCTCCTACAAGTGATGCCGCGTGTTCTTGCACGCCGCGCCGCGGCCTCGCGTTTCACCTTTCACCGATGAGGGACGGGCAAAGCTTGCACACCGCGATGTAATTCTTACGGCGGGGCTGGCCGCGCCAGGCCGTGCGACCGATGGCTATCGCATCCGTAGGCCGGCATTCGTTCCGGCCGCGTCCTTGGCCGGCGTCGCCGTCGGAATGAATTCCGACCTGCCGAGGGCGACGGCGGCCCGAGCACCGCGATCACAGTGTCGCATTCGTATCGGCATCGACTCTGGCCGCCCCGGCCGCCGCGCAACCGGCGCGCAATTTGCCTGGGGCCGGGCATGACCCCGCCCGCCAAGCCTCCCCCATGCTGCCGCTGCGCCTGCGCCGCGGGCTGCGCCTCTTGTACGACGCCGCGCTGTCGTGGAGCGAACACCGCGCCGCCACCATGGGCGCGGCGATCGCTTTCTACACGCTGTTCTCGATGGGGCCGGTGCTGGTGATCGCGATCATGATCGCCGGCTCGATCTACGGCGAGGCGACCGCGCGGGCAGGCCTGCTGGTCGAGGTGCGCACGCTGCTCGGCGCCGAGGCGGCCGAGGCGGTCGGCGCGGTGATCCGCAGCGCCCGCTTCGAGCCGCAGGCGCCGTGGCAGACCTTGCTCACCGTGGCCGCCAGCCTGTTCGCCGCAACCACGGTGTTCACCGAACTCAAGAGCAGCCTCGACCTGATCTGGGACACGCCGGCGCCGCCCGACGAGGGCATCCTGGCGCTGCTGCGCAGCCGCCTCTTGTCGTTCGGCATCGTGCTCGGGGTGGGCTTCGTGCTGCTGGTGTCGCTGGTGTTCTCGGCGGTGATCGCGGCGGTGCAGCATCGCTACGGCGACTGGCTCAGCGACTCGGTCTGGCTGCTGTCGGCGGCCGGCAACATGGTCACGCTGGTGGTGGTCACGCTGCTGTTCGCCGCCATCTTCAAGCTCTTGCCCGAGCGCGGGGTCGACTGGCGCGACGTCTGGCGCAGCGCGCTGCTGACCGCCGGGCTGTTCATGCTGGGCAAGGGGCTGATCGCGGCCTACCTCGGCACCACCGCGCTGGCCTCGTCCTACGGCGCGGCCGGTACGCTGGTGCTGGTGCTGCTGTGGACCTACTACTCGGCCCAGGTCTTCCTCTACGGCGCCGCGCTGTCGCGCGAGATGGCGCGGGCGCGGGAGCGCGACGAGGCAGGCGATGCGTAGGGGGCCATGGCGGGAGGATGCGGGCCGGACGTGGCCAAGCGTGCCTGATGCCGGCCAAGTCGATGCAGGCCGGGTCGATGTAGGTCGGGCTTCATGCCCGACAGCGCCCTTGATCGGCAGCGCTGTCGGGCATGAAGCCCGACCTACGTTTGAGGCCGCCGGGCATGGCGCCTGGCGAGGCGTGGCCGGCGGCGATCCCCTCAGATCGTGCAGCCGCCGCGCCGAT is a genomic window of Chitinimonas koreensis containing:
- the egtD gene encoding L-histidine N(alpha)-methyltransferase, giving the protein MLTLTRPTERIALPHAALQRSRILVESIEADEERRRGLEAGLAAQPPQISPKFFYDEQGCALYQAICNLDEYYPTRTEQAIFATHRADIARHLPRGGQWVDLGCGDGAKSWPWLPVVEAVRYVGVDIAPTWLEQTLRAGQLRCPEVECLGVVTDFNRPLQLNTVLRSNAGLPPTVFYPGSSIGNFVPDEAERLLRGIRAHLGRHGRLLIGVDAPKAPEVLQAAYDDALGVTAAFNRNVLRVVNRELGSDFVPGRFNHRAWYNEAEGRVEMHLVANENHAVRIGGGSRRFERGDVIVTEYSYKYAAGQFEALLEKAGYTDIRRWSDDRGWFNVFVAGA
- a CDS encoding methyl-accepting chemotaxis protein, with translation MSLRTKLLILVTVLLALLLFLGINNLARLASTNDHFATTYNDRVVPLNQLKVVADMYAVNIVDTTHKANHQTLSAADAGRAVAEAGRRIKEQWQAYTGTELTEEEKKLVQETETTMRVADTAVAKLEQLLASGDAAGLDNFARTALYPAIDPVSGRISALVELQLREAKRNYLAAQDDYAHTRTTTWITLLLAIGFGSGLSAWLVIGMNRKISILRATLRQARDQRDLTLRVPVSGNDEIDSIARAYNTLTDHMQSLVRTVAGAVDTVNREAGHLATTTQQVAQASNAGSEATSAMAAAVEQVTVSIAHVADNAQEAHELGSSSKREAIAGAGQIQATIDHMQAIDTAVAEAAGKVNTLGQEAQRISSVVGVIKDVADQTNLLALNAAIEAARAGEQGRGFAVVADEVRKLAERTASATMDIQQMASRIGGNSNEAVQAISVTVNYAHECADMANRAGASIAAITRGADASEQAVASIAEALHEHKAGTQQIARQVEKVAQISEENTAAAAAMNQTANTLGQMTQQLQAEINHFRFA
- a CDS encoding SDR family oxidoreductase; this encodes MAHPEHQAKPDDKLRQRPPQHQDVQPGSEAEMTPPPQSAMAGYRGSGKLEGDVALITGGDSGIGRAVAVAFAKEGADVVVVYLNEEEDAQETRRLVEQTGRRCLLLRGDIGSKKFCTEAIEQALEHYERLDILVNNAGEQHPQKELADIDAEQLEQTFRTNVFAMFYLSQAAVPYLRGGGRIINTASVTAYRGSPRLLDYSASKGAVVAFTRSLAKALLEDGIRVNAVAPGPVWTPLIASTFSAGEVAAFGSQAPMKRAGQPDEIAPSYVFLASLDASYMAGQVLHPNGGEPING
- a CDS encoding YihY/virulence factor BrkB family protein, with protein sequence MLPLRLRRGLRLLYDAALSWSEHRAATMGAAIAFYTLFSMGPVLVIAIMIAGSIYGEATARAGLLVEVRTLLGAEAAEAVGAVIRSARFEPQAPWQTLLTVAASLFAATTVFTELKSSLDLIWDTPAPPDEGILALLRSRLLSFGIVLGVGFVLLVSLVFSAVIAAVQHRYGDWLSDSVWLLSAAGNMVTLVVVTLLFAAIFKLLPERGVDWRDVWRSALLTAGLFMLGKGLIAAYLGTTALASSYGAAGTLVLVLLWTYYSAQVFLYGAALSREMARARERDEAGDA
- the egtB gene encoding ergothioneine biosynthesis protein EgtB; the protein is MNAVDQDTARPPSPSERYRAVRRHSEALIDGLSAEDCLLQSMPEASPLKWHLAHTSWFFETFVLERALADHAPFRPDYRMLFNSYYVGVGERMPRPERGMLSRPPLDEVLAYRGWIDQRVLALLDSAAGADWRELIELGLQHEQQHQELMLTDLKHHFWRNPLHPAYRPAPAAADPAAGPLEFIDYAGGLVEIGHGGQLRPGSDFSFDNERPVHRCWLAPYALASRLVCNAEYLEFMRDGGYARPELWLSDGWEACRRGQWQAPLYWQPAEGHGGWRLFTLHGDELLPPDRPVCHLSYYEADAYARWAGARLPTEAEWEHAARLASAGAEPAPLQLFGRAWQWTASAYLPYPGFRPTPARSANTTASS
- a CDS encoding diguanylate cyclase, which translates into the protein MSEIYLLYVEDDPTASELVQHALRGEGVQAQLARSGEDGIVALANAQFDLVITDYRLPRCSGLDVVRAAAAAGVPVIMLSGSDDLGVVVQAIRLGASDYLIKDDRNAYLDLLPTVVRRVLGIQRLEREKQAVEAALEAERHWSRLAIDRIHQGVSVFDAELRLQLCNRQFLAYCGYPAELGQRGTPLEALLRFNALRGDYGETVGEADIRRRLARALGADSFRYERRSGDAMIQICREPLATGGFVVTYTDITEHWHAEQRARHQAYHDALTGLPNRVLFHELLQHELAHAQRYAGGLAVLFIDLDGFKLVNDVHGHRAGDAVLVAVATRLRQHLRASDVVARRSGDEFLALLPDATEPQACAVAAALIAALSLPYELDGGHAGVSASIGIAHFPEAGTNEEALLRAADEAMYRAKAAGKGCYRSTTAFDAANPMVTTGS